One Camelus ferus isolate YT-003-E chromosome 19, BCGSAC_Cfer_1.0, whole genome shotgun sequence genomic window, CCCAGCATCCTGGCTGCCCTGGCAGAAGGGCACACAAAAGGCTTTCCTATGCAACGGGTGGAAGGCATCTTTCAGCACCTTTCAGGGATTCTTAACAGGGTTGCTTTAGAAGAAAGAGCACGAGAGGCTGGAGTCAGGACTAGCTGGTTTCTTCTCTGGGTTGTACCCCTTACTCACTGAGGAACCTTTGATAAGTCCCGTCCtctcttggggcctcagtttccacacctgcagagtaatgacaaaaatatttgccCCTGCTTAAGCCCCTCACAGGATCTCCCATTCCCATGAGATCAAGTCCAAAACTTCCAGGCCAAGAGTTCATGGCCCTTCGGTATCCAGCCCCAATCACCTCTCCAACCTCATCAATGGGCACACCCTTCCCGCGATGTCCCCCTCCGGGTATCATCCTGTTCCCTCTCCAGCCCTTAGTGCAAGCTGTTCACATTTCCTCCCTCTCCAAACCAGCCAACTTCCCCTTGAAGGTAAGCTTGCCAGGGCTGTGATTCGCCCCCAGTGCAGAGCCTGACACAGGGCAGGCACTCAGTAATTGCAACCAGGCTTAAAATAAAGCTAACCCTCcaacctcagcttcttcatctacGGGAAGGGAATACATAATAGCATCTTCCTGAGGAAGTTGTCCTGAGGATGAAATCAATAACGGATATGAAACTGGCACAGAATTAGTATTCAGTGTTAGCTCTGAGGCTATTGATAGACCTAACCTATTAAGGGTGACCTCTGATAACCTGTGCTCCCCGATAATCTCAGCGGAGAAGCCAGTTAGCATCctgctttgtgtatttttgtgaTGTTTGACAGATAGATCCAAAGAGACCTTtgtcttggttttttgttttggtttggttttggaaagaaagacaaacaaagcTCTGCCTCGATTTTCAGTTTCTCCCctaggaaacaaaacagaaagcccTCCTTATAGGGCCACTGGGAAGGTCTGATTAGACGTGAAATTCACACCTGGTGTCTAGCCCTGTGGGCCTGGACGCCTCAGGCTTGTAAGTTCACCTGCTAACCTGTCAGATGGTTACACCCACCTCCCCGCAACCTCCAACCGGGCCTCAGAAGCCCTACCTTGAGCGTGGCACCCAGCGAGCGCAGCCCAGTGGAGTGGCGCGCCAACTTCAGCACGCGGAAGATGCGCATGAGACGGAACACCTGCACCACCTTGCCCAGGTCTCCGAGCTCCTCGCCGCCCGCACCGCCCCGGTCTCGGAGTGCCGCGCCGGCCAGCAGTGTCAGATAGAAGGGCAGCACAGACACGATGTCGATAAGGTTGAGTGGGTGGCAGAAGAAGTTGCGCGTGCTGGGCGCCAGCAAGAGGCGCGACGACACCTCGAAGCTGAACCAGGCGATGCAGAAGTACTCGAGGTGCCGCAGCACCGGGTCGTCGCGCACGCCTTCTGCGCTGCGGCCCGCGGCCACCGCGGCCACGGCGGCCGCCGCCTCGCGGGCCTGGTACTCGGGCAAGCTGTGGATGCACATGGCTGCGATAGAGGCGAGCACCACGCCGATGGAGACGCAGCTGAAGAGCTTGCTAGGCAGCGAGTAGCCCGGGTTCTCCATGGTGAGCCAGAGGCGGCGGCGCAGGCGCCCGCAGCGTGCCGCGCCGTAGCGCGCCAGCTCGCGCTGCACGTCAGAGATCTCGTCCGGGCACGGGTCCACGCTGCTCGGCGTGTCGCTGTCTTCGTCCCAGGCGCGCGGCCGTGCCACGCGCCGCTCCAGGTAGCGCGCGCGGCAGCACGTGGCCAGCACGCTCTCGCCCAGGCCCCAATAGTCGGCCTCCTGGCTGAAGGCGAAGACGCACAGCTCGTCCAGCACGTGCAGGTGGCCGGTGCGGTAGAAGTGCAGCAGGCTCAGGAAGAAGCCCGGGTGCCGATCGAAATAGAACTCGCGCGCCGCCGCGTCGTAGTCGTCACACAGGCGCCGCGCCTGCTCCTCCGACGCCGCGGCCTGCAGGCGGCCCAGCCGCGTGCCCGGGAAGCGGGCCACGGCACGCGCGCTCAGCCGGCGCCGCACGCCGCCCACGTTCACGCGCAGCACTTCGTCGCCTCGCTGCCAGGAGGCCCTGGCGCCGGGCTCGGGGAACTCGCTCACCGTGGCTCTGGCGCGCCGGCCTACGGACATGGGAGGGGGCtctgaagggagagagggagtgtcCCTGGATCACCAGCTGCATCCACCACCAGCCACGGGTATTGGAGGCTCTGTATGCAGCGTCTGATAGGCCGCAGGCGCACAGTGTCAAGTGCCCTCTGGACTCAAGAGTCACACTTGAGCTTGAATATTCTTCCCTTCCGACCGGGGTTCTCAGCCAAGTCACTGAGCCTCCCCTCCCGCCACTTCATTTACATAAAGCAAATGCCAAAATCTACCCTGGAGGATTTTGAAAGCTACTGCTGAATGGCTGAATGGCAGGATGTCCTGGCACTCTTGGGTGCTCATATAGGACGTCTCCTTGCCCAAACTTGGATTTTCGTATACCAGAGGCTTATTGTGGGATCTTGGACGAGCCAGCAATCTGAACCTAAAttttctctgcaaaatgaggTAGTAATGCTTACCATCTAGAGTTGCTGAGAGACTCAGTTTAGACCGGAAGTTCTCACGGTGTGTTCCCTGGACTAgcagcatcaccaccacctggGAATTTGGCAGACATGCATATTCTCAGCCTGCTCTGCACTTGCAGAATCAGAAACTCAGGGGATGGGGTCCAGAAGTCTGTTTTAACAAGCTTGGAGAGTGAATCTGATGCATGGTCCAGACTGAGAACCATTGGCTTAGACTATTTAAAGCATCTGTAGAGTCAGTCAGATTGAGTTTTGGCACTTTTGCGTGACCATAAGCAAGTCAtgtctcccaccccaccccccagcttctgtcaaatggagataaaaatatcCATCTCCATGTGTggttaaaaagattaaatgaccTAATGTCTTGATCAGGCCTCGCTCCCAAAAGGGGTGTAGTAAATCATCCACTAGTTTTACTGTCtcctggagtcaggcagacctgggcttATCTCCACCCTTGATGCATCTGAAGCCTTGAGGAAGATGTTTTCCTCCAGCTCTCAATTTCTGGCATAAGGCACAATTCACGATACAGACAATATCACCTGCTCCCAAGGAAGGCTGGAGGGTTAAGGTAGGTCATGGAAGTGCTTGGCTTTAGTGGATACTCTGGAAATGTTAGATCCTTCCACTGCTCACTGTCCCCAGGCTGTGCTGGAACTGAGGGCCAGTGACTCACCTCCTGGCCTTCAGTAGCTCATCTGCACTGTGGGTTCAGTAATGCTTGCTTCCCAGGGTGGACAGGGGATCAAGCagctggcccagtgcctggcaggaGCAGGCAGAGTGCCCCTCACTTACCCTAGGCTTGGCGCTTAAGAAGGTCGGGGTTTTGTCCTTAGCTCTGTCACGTGAGTGACCTCCAGCCAGTCTCCTCCAGTTCTGAGTTGTAGAGCTCTTATCTACAGAATGGGGATAACAGCACTGCCAGTGAAGGGTTATTGTGAGCATGTGTGCGAAGCCCCTGGAACACATtaggcgctcaataaatgttaatccCTTGCATTTCCCTTATCCgacctgggttcagattctgAGTCTGCCACTTACTGACTGTTGACCTTGAGCAGAATCATTCCCCAATCTGAGCTTCAGTCTCTTTATCTATAAACTGAGGAACATTGTACTTTCCATGAGaagttttgaggattaaatgaggcaagATGTTTATCGGCAGCTCAGTCCCTAGCATATAGTTTGTG contains:
- the KCNS1 gene encoding potassium voltage-gated channel subfamily S member 1; this encodes MLLVQGTHRENFRSKLSLSATLDGRRARATVSEFPEPGARASWQRGDEVLRVNVGGVRRRLSARAVARFPGTRLGRLQAAASEEQARRLCDDYDAAAREFYFDRHPGFFLSLLHFYRTGHLHVLDELCVFAFSQEADYWGLGESVLATCCRARYLERRVARPRAWDEDSDTPSSVDPCPDEISDVQRELARYGAARCGRLRRRLWLTMENPGYSLPSKLFSCVSIGVVLASIAAMCIHSLPEYQAREAAAAVAAVAAGRSAEGVRDDPVLRHLEYFCIAWFSFEVSSRLLLAPSTRNFFCHPLNLIDIVSVLPFYLTLLAGAALRDRGGAGGEELGDLGKVVQVFRLMRIFRVLKLARHSTGLRSLGATLKHSYREVGILLLYLAVGVSVFSGVAYTAEKEENMGFDTIPACWWWGTVSMTTVGYGDIVPVTVAGKLAASGCILGGILVVALPITIIFNKFSHFYRRQKALEAAVRNSGHQEFEDLLSSVDGVSEGSLETSRETSQEGKSEDLEA